The genomic DNA TGGTTGCGTAGCAGATGTGGCCGGGAGTGCCGAATATGAGGTTGAAACCGCTGAAGTCAGCCCCCTTTTCCGTTACCGTTGACAGGTAGCGCTCCTCGCTCATATTGCCGCGAAGGAAGTCGAGCGGTAGCAGCCCGCGGGACTTTGCTCCTTCATGGTGATGCGGGTGCTCGCGATAGTTGGTGATCGCGGCGAATCGCCCGCACCGAGAGATGCCGAGCCAGGTGCCGCCTCCCCGGAGATCCTTTCCGGCGAGAATGTCGGGGGAGGTGTTCCAGAAGGCGGCGGGAGCCGTAGGCCTCTCATAGAACTCGTCCCGGTTGGCTGCAATTATGAGCTGGTACCGCGGGTGCACTTCATTCGCGAAAAGGATCAGGCACATGTGGGGGCTCTGTCACTACTCCGACGGTTTCCTGGCCAACTGACGGGAGGCCATTTGCTTTCCTCTTGCCAGCTGGTCACCGGACATCTGCTTGGCCAGTCTGGCCCGGTTGGCTTTTGCTTCAGCAAGCCCCTGGTCCGCAGCGAGCATGAACCATGCGTATGCTTTGACGATATCGCGGCTTACACCTCGGCCGGTGGCGTATAGGCCCCCCAGGTTGTTCTGTGCTTCCGCCAATCCCTGTTCCGCAGCCTTACGAAACCATCTCGCCGCTTGAGCGTCGTTCTGGGGGGCTCCTTTGCCGGTGCGGTACATTACACCCAGTTCGTGCTGCGCTACGGCGCGTCCTTCTTCGGCCATCGGCTTCAGGCTTTCGTAGGCTTGCTTCGATTTCGGTGGGCCTGATGCCGCAGCGGCATTGGCGTTTTCCGCAGCAGGCATTGACACCAGAATGCCTAGCAGGGATAGAAAAAGCAGTTTTTCCGTCATGACACACGTCCCAAAGCCATCCGGTGTGGGGCCTGTTGCCCGTTCGCAGCAGATAGTACACGGAAGGCAAGGATACGTCAACGCCGCCTCTGCAGCCATGCTCTGTTGAAAAAGCATCAGAAGGGTATTGACAAACAGTGGGTGGCAGTTTATACATGTCAGTATCCTCGCTGAAGCTTCCTAGCTCTGTTTCGATTCAATTCCATTTTGCGTAACGGTAACTACTAACTCACATTTTGCAAGCAACCATTTGCCGACGCATTTCCTCAGGCTATTCAACGGACCCCCATAGAGAAAAATTCGTGCAGTAAATGCAATAAAGCTCAACCGCCGATGTCACAGTGCCGATAACAGGTGGATATTTGCGTTATCAGGAGAATAGATGAATCTACAAGAATTAAAAGGTAAAAAGATTAATGACTTAGCTGCTATTGCGAAGGGGCTAAACATCGAAGGGGCTTCGAGCCTGCGGAAGCAGGACCTTATCTTCGCCATTCTCAACGCCCAGACCGAAAAGAACGGTATGATATTCGGCGAGGGGGTCCTCGAAACTCTTCCGGACGGCTTCGGGTTTCTCCGGGCGCCGGACTACAACTATCTGCCCGGTCCCGACGATATCTACGTTTCTCCGAGCCAGATACGCAGGTTCAATCTCCACACGGGAGATACAGTTTCAGGGCAGATCCGGCCACCCAAGGAAGGAGAGCGTTATTTCGCCCTCCTAAAAGTCGAATCTGTAAACCACGAGCCCCCAGAGGTGGCACGCGACAAGATACTCTTCGACAACCTGACTCCTCTCTATCCCGAGGAGAAGCTAAAGCTCGAAACCACCCATGACAACATGTCGACCCGTGTGATGGAGCTGATCGCTCCCATCGGCAAGGGACAGCGCGGACTCATCGTAGCTCCTCCCCGCACCGGGAAAACGATGCTCATTCAGAACATCGCAAATTCCATCGCCGAAAACCACCCCGAAGTGTTCCTCATCGTGCTTCTGATCGATGAGCGGCCTGAAGAGGTTACCGACATGCAGCGTTCGGTCCGGGGGGAGGTTGTCTCCTCCACCTTCGACGAGCCGGCCGCACGCCATATCCAGGTTGCCGAGATGGTGATTGAAAAGGCGAAGCGTCTGGTGGAGCACAAGCGGGACGTAGTCATCCTGCTGGACTCGATCACCCGCCTAGCCCGCGCTTACAACACCGTAATTCCTCCTTCCGGCAAGATTCTCTCCGGCGGTGTCGACTCCAACGCTCTCCATAAGCCGAAGCGGTTCTTCGGCGCAGCGCGGAACATCGAAGAAGGGGGCTCGCTCACCATCATCGCCACCGCGCTTATAGATACAGGAAGCAAAATGGACGAGGTGATCTTCGAGGAGTTCAAGGGGACCGGCAACATGGAGCTCCACCTGGATCGCAAGCTTGTCGAGAAGCGGACATTCCCGGCCATTGACATCAACAAGTCTGGCACAAGGAAGGAGGAGCTGCTCATCGACAAGGCCGCCCTCAACCGGATATGGATACTCCGGAAGGTGCTCCATCCGATGAATGTCGTCGACAGCATGGAATTTCTTCTCTCCAAGCTGGAGGGGACAAAGACGAATCAGGAATTCCTCGATTCCATGAGCAAATAGCTTTAACAGGTTGTTGAAAAACCGTGACTTTGCCACCGTCCTCGAA from Geobacter sp. DSM 9736 includes the following:
- the rho gene encoding transcription termination factor Rho; the protein is MNLQELKGKKINDLAAIAKGLNIEGASSLRKQDLIFAILNAQTEKNGMIFGEGVLETLPDGFGFLRAPDYNYLPGPDDIYVSPSQIRRFNLHTGDTVSGQIRPPKEGERYFALLKVESVNHEPPEVARDKILFDNLTPLYPEEKLKLETTHDNMSTRVMELIAPIGKGQRGLIVAPPRTGKTMLIQNIANSIAENHPEVFLIVLLIDERPEEVTDMQRSVRGEVVSSTFDEPAARHIQVAEMVIEKAKRLVEHKRDVVILLDSITRLARAYNTVIPPSGKILSGGVDSNALHKPKRFFGAARNIEEGGSLTIIATALIDTGSKMDEVIFEEFKGTGNMELHLDRKLVEKRTFPAIDINKSGTRKEELLIDKAALNRIWILRKVLHPMNVVDSMEFLLSKLEGTKTNQEFLDSMSK
- a CDS encoding tetratricopeptide repeat protein, translating into MTEKLLFLSLLGILVSMPAAENANAAAASGPPKSKQAYESLKPMAEEGRAVAQHELGVMYRTGKGAPQNDAQAARWFRKAAEQGLAEAQNNLGGLYATGRGVSRDIVKAYAWFMLAADQGLAEAKANRARLAKQMSGDQLARGKQMASRQLARKPSE